gcGTGTGTTAGAGTGATAACACTAGACGTGTAAAAGCTGAATTAAGCAGAtcttgtaatagattgtttaagGAGATTCGAATAAAGCATTGGTGTTTGCTTGTGTATTTTGTCGTTTAATTTACCTTCTGTATTACTCAATTGTGGTGTCATCTTGTACTAACAAACTATAAGAAAAaactataacaaaaaataatgataGTGGATCATTAGCTTGTCAAAGGTCTATTTGTATAATAAGATGCCCTTATGCATACAGTCTATAACCTTTTTggtctaaaagaaaaaatattagagattataaataaaaaagagaaataagaaTTCATCGATTCCAGATTTCTGATCTaagtttttcagaaaaaatagTTTCTACATAGATAAATTTTACAGTTTTTTGCATGTCCCTATTCGTTTATGTTTGGATGCAAACTGCAAGAAAGATGTTTGGTAGCACTATATCTCCATACTGGACGGACACCGTAGTGTCTTTACTGCAGCTTGCTCGGATTCAGCTGGACTCTGTGCTACAAAAGATGGTGTTTCAGACAGTTATCTATTCTATCTGGAGAGAACGGAATTCAAGAAGGCATGGAGGTGTATGAGTCACAACGGCTAAGATCTCTCAAAGTATCGACAAGCTACTTAGGAACCGGATTTCATCTCTTCGCTACAACTGTGACCATCCATTGAAAGGGCTAATGGAAAGATGGTTTGAAGTCACTTAAATTTAGTTGGAAAGAGActattcattttttaatttgttccTAGTAGTTTAGATCGTATACTCTTACTACTTGTAAATGTGGTagtttgatcaataaatttgatatttaattaaaaaaagaagaattttacACTAATTCTCATCTCATCTAGTAATTTTGTTTTCATGCGTATCTCTAGTTACAtccttagattttttttttttatgtttgaacTCGAAATAACTAAAATCTAATTTTGTAAGAAAAAGAGTACAAAGTCTCATATTTAATCCATTAATATTCATGAACATATTTTATTTCCAATATTAAACAGAGTTACAAAGTtcgaaaaattaaaagtaaacaTAATTATTAAGCTATTATTGGTAACTTGTAAATctgatttttcatttcaaatacAACATTAAGTGTTTGACGAAATGCATATAGTCAGGTCCTGCGTTTACTCTTGTACCTATAGTCATTTCATTAATCCATAATATATTATACATCTACTAATGGCTTATATTGTAATTGTTCTAGCAAATGTTGGTCTATTAAAAAAACGAATGAAGAAACATGTGGTGATGACACCTTGTCAATAATGGCAAACTTGTAAATATGgtacaaaataaatgttattttcttaaaatatttccCTATTAATAAGTAAAGGATAGCAAATAAAGCTAATTTTAACTTTAcctatattcatattttttgcaTGTGTCATacatatacaaataattaaaaaccattaagcaattataattattttacattacaaaaataaattcgtaattatttaaaaataatatccgCATGGATATACAAATCAAAGTCgagttatatttaaataaaatatttatatagtagAGTTAAATATTATTCTATTTCCAATTCATTTTGGACTAAAAAACGAAGGAATGAATCAAATGAATTCACTACTCATATTTGGAGtagttttacttttattttgttatgaaGTGAAAATATAACAGAATTAAAAAgaagttttgatttcaaaattaattttgaaaggATAAATAAAATGGGGCTGGAATACTCTGTAGGATATTTGTCATATCTTCACTTACCCGTTAATATTCGTGTACAAATAAGATCCATTTAATAATTTGGGCTTTAAGAAAACATCACATGGGGTACAACAAAGTTGGAATCAAATTATATGGGCCTCTAGATTCTCAACGTATGGACAAACATGCCAGATGTGTATTGATAATAATACATATTAACCATACATTAATTTGGAACAAaacttgggttcacccctatGGTGAATCCTTTAAATTCACCTCACTATTGATTACTAATCAAATTGTCATGTAGGATTATTTAAAAAAGGTattaaaagtaaagaaaaaacaaagaaaatagttttaataagaAACGGAAGACGTCGACTTAACGACGTTCATCAAAACACACCTCGCCAGCTGCTGCTTCTTCAAACTCAGAGCCTTCTTCACAATCCCTAAAACATACAGATTGTAGTGTTTATGTTCGAGATCTGTGTTTTGCGTCGGTATGTTGCGTTACTctcttttattctttttcaaattttagaatCATGTTTTTACATCAGGTCAATTCCCTAAAACAACATAATTAACCTCAAGTataaagaagatggagaagaagagcaTCTAGTTAGAAGATATGTTTTTATTGGAATTGAAATTTTGATTAAATGTACAGACGAAGTGGATCTAAGAGAAGttcccaagaagaagaacaaagaagagtAGCAGAGAACAAGCTACAAAgaaggtagaagaagaagagacttgAGGCGCAAGAAACGgaagagtgaagaagaagattactctctttctctctctacaagaacaagaaaagaaacGAGGGAGTAAAGAGACTGTGTCTGCTTGCTTAATAATGAAACACAAGACAAAACAGAGTGAGTGTgagaagaaaaacagagactGAGTGAACAAGAGAAAAACAGTGAGCGTACAGCTAGAATTAAGAAGAATGCTTTCACATCTCTGTTTATAAGACATTATAAATGTGTACTGTATTTTTTATAAGGCaatataatgtattttataGAAGTTTCACATCAAGATGTAAGGATTCATCGAGGAAGAAGGTGAGAGAGAATAGCTATTTCTGGTTTGGTATTCATGGCGACGCACTACAAAGATAAGGACCAGGATCACGGCTATAAGTGATTCAACGTCGACAAAGTGAAGAGCAGTAAGCCAGTGCTTCATTGTGAGgggagaataatttttttttttttgctctggTTTGTTCTTCGTTGGTCACTAGAGGAAGAGAACATCTATGAAAGAAAAGGGAGAACATATAGAGTTAAGAAAATTGCAGCTAAAAAGAAAAGGGAGAACTAATATATTCAATACAAGAACAGAGCAGTCTATGAAGTGTTGGGGCATTGTGTGTGCTTTGCTAAAGGTTCAGCAGAGACGTTGAAGCTGAATATGACCTTGATTTTTGAAGATAATAATAAGTGTAAAAACAAGAATATGCTAGAAACACCAAAAGTAAGAACggaaacaaaacataattaatatctgctttcatatttaaaataacagAGTTTTACGGTGATCCACCACAACTCTTGTCAAATCCCTACAAAATATGAGAcatacacaaattaaaaaatgatagataattcaaatataaatgGTATAGAGAATGAAGTATTAACCTGGAGCAGTTGTGAAAAAGAAGTTTCATTGTCTAAGGTGAGACTAGTGGCAGCAACAGGTAACTGAGTATCAAGAGGAAGACTTGAATTCTGAAATATGTAGATTGACTAAGTCCCAAAATTCGATGAAGAttagacaaacaaacaaaaactataTATCAAATACCTGAAATGACAACTTTTTTTTGGCTGTAGCATTATTGGATGATTTTGATATACCACGATTTTTTGTTTCAAGCACACTCATATATCGATCATGGCGTCCGACTTTTTGGTTCTTTGGTCGTCCAGGaggcttttttctttttattccacGTGCGTttagaacttcttcttcatcttcttcttccacaagTCCAAAATCTGAAGAGTGGACCATCCATTTATTAGCTTTCACAAGTTCCTTTTTCTTTTCCACCAACTTTTCAAGCAACTGAGAGGCAGCTTCATCTGCACACAACGTCAGGTCTACATGTTCAGCAGCAACAGACGCAATCTCACGGAAAGTACGACATATATGACTATATCGCTTTCCGATCAATTGCTTCACTGTATCATTAGGTGTCGCTGAATGATAAAAGGATATGGTTCGTGCTTTAGCCTCTTTACTCCATCGATTCAGAATGTAAGTAGGTGGAATTCTCCTAACATCCTTCTTGGCCAACACTTTTAATGCATGACGACATAAGATTCCACCAAAAGAAAACTTCATGCAACTACAATGTATCGTTTCGTTTGCAGCAAGATAGTTAACCAAATGATTTCTTCCAACACCACGAAAAGATACATTGTATTCAGCACTCACCATCTCAGACTTATTAACCCTTTTGGCAACATAATCACCTATTGCTATGTATTCCTTCTGGAACAAGGTAAAGACTTCTGGTGTATACACGTCCAATGCATGTTGTAACATTTCTACAGGAGCTGATAATACCGGCGAGGTATGCATCATACTGAAGTCAGCAGTTAATTATTTAAAGCGCCGATCATCCAACACTCTCTCATAGTGTTTAAAGAAGCGCAACAAGTTATAACCGCTCTTCaagtaatttttcaaaatattattcataCTTTCACTACGCTGTGTGCTCATCATATCGGCTGTAAAAGTTTGACGACCATATACCCTTGCCCATTTTTTCTCTCAGCTCAAACAAATCCTTCAGCCATTTATTCTCTGTCAATCCATGCTTCTCGAGCATTTCACTCCATGCCGATAACCATTCTACTTCATTCTCATGGTCATATACACATTTTCCAAAGTCTGTGGCAAAATTGTTTGGTCCATGAAATACACAACTCAACCTCTTTACAGCATTTTGGTAAATATGCCAAACACATAACCTATGTTTTCTTTCAGGGAAGACTTTTCCTATTGCATCTGCCATTGCTGCACATTGGTCAGTAAGAATGGTTTGCGGCTGTTTTCCAGACATTGCTCCAAGAAAAGTCTGAAAAAGCCACTCAAAAGATTCGGTCGTTTCATCATATAAGAGAGCAGCACCAAACACAATAGTTTGCTTATGATGATTGACCCCGACAAATGGAGCAAACGGTCTATCATATTTGTTGGTCTTGTAAGTTGTATCAAAGCAAACGACATCTccaaaaaaattgtaatcaCTAATTGACCGATCATATGCCCATAAAATATTAGTGATCATATCGTCTTAATCAAGTTGCATTGagtaaaaaaaagatgaatcatcctctttctttttctgaaagtACTCCAAAACCGCTCCAGCATCTTCCTTTTCCATTGCTGCCATTCGCTTACGGTATATGTAATTGCGCATGTCTTTATCTATAAAACCCAGATTTGCTTGCCCCCCAACTTCTCTGCTCATCATTTCAATGGTTGCTTTTGCTGAAATTCCTGACATATCGGCATCATCGGCATGTTGTTTTTGAGAGATAGAGATTGCTCGGTTACTCTTCATCAAATGCTTCATAGGTGTCCTCACTAAATCATGGTTATGATTCGGCTCAAAAGTCATATCTTATATCTTCCGTTACTCTGAAGGTAGCAAGACATGCGAGCTTTACAACCACACCTTGTGGTTGGTCGTGAATATGATTTCCTGACCTTAGGTTCCTATCTAAGCCCCTCTTTTGAGCATACATAAACCATCCTTACTagctttttgttttttctcgTAGTCCGTTGTCTCCTTACGTCAAAACCATGATTGCCTCCGTACTTTCTATAAGCATTATATGCAGACTCATCAGAACTAAAATCCATTCCACTACAgagttcatatttattttgattttcattGTTTGCCTCTAAAGCATCAGCATCTTCAGTCTGAATATAATCATCCTTGTTGCCTATGCCCGTTTCTTCATCGAAATCACCGACTGAAACATCGTCATCACTGAATGAGGCATCTTCCTCAGCTAAAAAATCATCCAAATTCTGACTTAAGAAACTGGTTTCACCTGAGATTTGAGTACTAAATTCATCTTGAGTAGCGGAAACAGTTTCTTGATCACTTGAATGACTATTCTCCATTGCAACTATATAGCAAAATACAAACACCAGTCAGAGATTATCTTAGATAacatagaaaaattaaaatttattttaatggaGATTCTAAATAAttgatgttttaaaacatatcaATTTAATGCCAATCATCAAGTTTTATCATATATCACGACCTGGCCTTATTTCAATCATAAACCACATCAATTTAATGTCTTCCCACGACCATAATGTGTACAAGAGCAATGTATTCCTAAAAAGTAAGAGAATCAGTAGCTACAATTTAGTATATTAGTTCCAATTTGTCAACCTAGTATGTTTAGTTCTTTTTCCTTTCAAAGCTAAATAGTTAAATAAGTTTGAATAATGCTTaactccaattttttttaacaaatatcaCAAAATACAAACACACTGGCAGTAAGCTACAAAGCATCCGTGACCTCctatattccttttttttttctcctattGCCATGATCATACATAGATTTGATTAAAAAAGACATAACAACTCTAAGCTTAAAACTATATGATCCTGAGATATATAACAACCAATAACTATACTTGAGGTTAATTATGTTGTTTTAGGGAATTGACCTAATCGAAAAGCATCGATTCTGAAATTTGAATAAGGATAAAAGAGAGTAACGCGACGTACGGTTCAAAACACAGATCGTGAACCTTTGTTTGAAAGCTACAATCTGTGTTTTTTTAGGGACTGAGAATTGAGTTTGAAGAAGCAGCAGCCGGCAAGGTGGGTTTTGATGAATGTCGTTAAGTCgacgtttttcttttttttttaagctattttctttttttttctttacttttaatacctttttttaaataatcctACATGGCAATTTGATTGGTAATCAATAGTGAAGTGAATTTAGAGGATTCACCataggggtgaacccaagttTTATTCTCTTGTGTTGGATCTTCCATCAAATTCTTCGTCAGAATCAATTGTCCTTTTCACGTGGTTATATCCGATTCGTGTACACATTAGGAGTTGCAAAGTGATTTaacctaatatatataaaacacatgAATCAAATTATTAACTgtaaaatgaatttaaattaaatatctatatatacattatacGTAAAATAGTATGGAATTTATCTGGATGAATAGTTATCATCTTGAGATATATTGTTAAGTTCATATTGAAAATGAGAATGAACCGACTACTATAAAAAATACTTTGTACTTTGACCTCTTTATTTATGGTTAGGAAAAAACATTTATAGGCGTATTAGTTATTAAATCAAAAAGTTGAAAATGAATTTGTAAAACATGAAGCTAATTCGgggaaaaagattaaaaaaaaaatgtcgcaTAAAATCAGAGCCTCCGGTAGCACAGCCGAAGCAACAATAGGTTTTTTCTTCCCACGCCCGCCGCCGCCTAGTTGACATCTTTCAATTTGTGTAAGACGAAACTGATTCGTGGAAAATGGTATAAGTAGTGGAAATGGAAAAGAAACAATAAGTAGAACTGGAAACATTCATACACCGATTTCGCTCGACAATTTATTTACTGAATCTCATACTTTGCTGTTTACGAGAAAGAAATCATATCTCTCAAAAAGCAGTACAATACAAATAAAAGTGGTTTTAATCGAACAAAAAATCGTCTAATACCATTAAAAGACAATATTCTATTGCAGTGAACAGTCCAAGCTAAAACAAGCCATACATCTACTATCTTAGCAAATTTTGTATCTTACACAACTGAAAAAGTCATTCCATgaaataatgttaacccgtattaaaagataaaaaacaaaaaaatgaaaaaaatttcaaaaaagaaattgtAGTAACCCTAAAGAAAATCTTCAAAACGAAAAAGGTACAACAAAAGAAATTGAGAAGTCAAGAAGAATCGCCGAGTTCTCCTCCACCAGCCCCTAAAAATTGATATGGTCATCTGGGGGAGCACGTCAGTGCAGGTGGAGCCCGAAAATGCCAAAGAGCTCTTAAATTGCATTTATCTTCAAGAATTAGAGTAAGTTGTGCTACGGTTGTTTCccgaaaaaaagagagatgtgGAAAACATAATAGATCCGTACTTAGACCGCGACAAGCCTGTTTAAAGAATTAGGGATAATTGTTGGACTCAAATACCGAATACACTAagggcatgattaacccggTTTCTTAGCCAgagttcttaactcatgatttgacatttttttgttttttttcacttttcGGCTAAAAGACaattcttatatctcttatttaatagACCGTTtttagcttttcttagttaaaatctaagaaaagctaagaaccgtctaTTAGGCGAATCTAAAAATCCCAGTCAAGAGATCggagttaatcatggtctaagaaTATTTCTAAAAGCATGAGAGGACAAGCACATAGGAGGTCAGCTTCGGTGTCGACTTAACCGGGTTTGGATGCTGATGACCTTCGAGGTCGCGTCGAACTAATGCAAGATGATAAGACCAAATCAATGGAATATGCCTTGTAGATCTCAAATAATTACGGTAACAGAAAGCACCCTAAGATCATTGGAATCGTACTGAATAGATAAAGAAGAAGATTTTGGTgcaacaatatttataaaaagatgagaAAATGGGAGAAGAAGACATCCGTATTCCAGCATACACACATACATTCGACCCAGGGGCGGATCTATGGTGTGATGAACGGGGGCACGTGCCCCCGACtactttataatatttattcaaCAACCAAGGGAACAACTCTTTTTTGTAGACTAGTTGGTGAAGAAGCCCCACCAATGACTTATTCTTCCAAGGTTCGATACCATTCatcttaataattatttttttgttttctccacTTTGTTGTACAGTTAATTTGCTGTTTGACACGTTTACAGTCTACTTTTACTGTATCTTTCTTTACAAGTTATAACTTATATGCGGCATTTTTCCTTCTtccttttgtttatttgtttttcatagtttgtatattatattttatatattcatcTTTAGATTTCAAGTCTGGCGCCACattttaagtatatttttataataacaaaCATTCACAACTgctagtaaataaataaaaccaattaatactaaaataataaatttatctattcatttttatttcatattttagagtttagtttatataaatatgatgataaaatagtttatttacaattttgacatattgttatatatatatatatatatatgtaaacttcATGATtacttttctatatattttcaaattatttttgtgtAAGAGAATTATTATGATTAATACCATTTGTGAAGAAGTGTAAGAATTATTAAAGttactttataaaaaagttcatgTGTTCAAAAAGTTAGTGTAAATTATTTTCACAGATTATAGTTAgcttacaatatttttaacatattattatttaattgtactatatataaaataatttaaaatatattgattaattaTGTGCCCCCGTCAAATATCCGGTCTGGATCCGCCACTGATTCGACCTCGAGTTCTCTGACTAAAAACACTTTGACCTAGTTTTGTTAACTTGTTCTTAATTTAAGGTTCACCCTTGTTTCGATCATTATTGTTGTGATCTAATATCATAAATAcaactagattttaacccgcacACCCGTGCGGATaacatttcatttataaatataaaattttatattattttatatataataatttatgataatatattgctgtcatttttaaaataactaaatagatgatatatagttctaaatattaaaatttaacatatgttaacaattttattttttgtaaaaattattacataatttatgaatattaatcattttaaaaggtgaatgatattttagttattttaaacggtgaataatattttatttatttatcttactgaaagttttttcttcaaaatatattggtttaacaattcaacataattttaatatgtttgcaaaaaaacaatataattttaatatgtaattcattaattacttctattttaatataatgtaaaatatacttataaaatttatattattagcaaaaaattcattattttgtttataataaaaatttaatttataataatattatactactaatttcgaaattaatcagtgcattaattaaaaaaatatttaaatttaaaaaaaaaagtttgttagattttttctcaacaaattttgtattcctaaaactaaatttaaatttatagttaacatgaatttgttattaatatcctTAAAATTATCTAGAAATGTTATACCTTAAATAAACtaatgtaaacaataaaaaaaattatttgaatatatggaCCTAGACTTCTAGTATGACTATTttgtagtagataaaaatggtatttttattttaatagaaaagaATTATTTTAGGGAAAATCGTATTTTAAACCCTCAGAATGTCACATTCTCGCACTTTAAACACTAAACGTTTTTGACTAGCACTTTAAACTTtaaaagtgacatttttattataacaaacctccaatgaggtttacttgtt
The Brassica napus cultivar Da-Ae chromosome A1, Da-Ae, whole genome shotgun sequence DNA segment above includes these coding regions:
- the LOC125577181 gene encoding protein FAR1-RELATED SEQUENCE 3-like — its product is MLQHALDVYTPEVFTLFQKEYIAIGDYVAKRVNKSEMVSAEYNVSFRGVGRNHLVNYLAANETIHCSCMKFSFGGILCRHALKVLAKKDVRRIPPTYILNRWSKEAKARTISFYHSATPNDTVKQLIGKRYSHICRTFREIASVAAEHVDLTLCADEAASQLLEKLVEKKKELVKANKWMVHSSDFGLVEEEDEEEVLNARGIKRKKPPGRPKNQKVGRHDRYMSVLETKNRGISKSSNNATAKKKLSFQNSSLPLDTQLPVAATSLTLDNETSFSQLLQGFDKSCGGSP